The Setaria italica strain Yugu1 chromosome IX, Setaria_italica_v2.0, whole genome shotgun sequence genome has a window encoding:
- the LOC111258420 gene encoding putative disease resistance protein RGA3 — protein MAAVLDAFASKLASILAGMAKGEVEMLLGVPGEITKLETTLGDLSSILADAERRRIRDSTVERWVRELKDVMYDADDILDLCQIMEGGEDPSSSAAARKATSGCWNIPAMFFCFRNPVVAHEIGKKIQALNKRLEDLEKRSSRFGFIKQAINSSGYSINNAINPWSNSNTKTGSIIIKSDVVGEKIEEDTKKIVDLLIRMWTLA, from the coding sequence ATGGCGGCGGTTCTGGACGCGTTCGCGTCCAAGCTGGCGAGCATCCTAGCCGGCATGGCGAAGGGCGAAGTGGAGATGCTTCTTGGCGTACCCGGTGAGATCACCAAGCTTGAGACCACGCTCGGCGACCTGAGCAGCATTCTGGCAGATGCTGAGAGGAGGCGCATCCGTGACTCGACGGTGGAGCGGTGGGTGAGGGAGCTCAAGGATGTCATGTACGACGCCGATGACATCCTTGACCTCTGCCAGATCATGGAGGGCGGAGAAGATCCCTCTTCTTCAGCTGCTGCTCGAAAAGCCACTTCAGGGTGCTGGAACATCCCCGCGATGTTCTTTTGCTTCCGCAACCCCGTGGTTGCACACGAGATCGGGAAGAAGATCCAAGCGCTCAACAAGCGACTGGAAGATCTTGAGAAGAGAAGCTCCCGCTTTGGATTCATCAAGCAAGCAATTAACTCCTCAGGTTATTCCATCAACAATGCCATCAATCCTTGGTCCAATAGTAATACAAAGACTGGATCGATCATTATCAAGTCTGATGTTGTCGGCGAGAAGATCGAGGAGGATACCAAGAAAATCGTTGATCTACTCATCAGAATGTGGACTCTCGCGTAG